From the Polaribacter gangjinensis genome, the window ATATTGCACCTTTTTCAAATGCAAATCATCCTTCAATTATATTATTGGCTCATGATGGAGACAATGCTTGGGGAGGAGGAGCAAGTTATTATAAAGAAGCTGTAAAAAATTTCACGAATGCTGCTGCCAATAAAGGATATACTCCAAATACAATTCAACAATTTTTAAATGATAATCCTGTACCAGAAACCTCATTGGTTAAAGTTGAAGATGGTTCTTGGGTAAATGCTGATAATGACTGGGGAAGTCCACAATTTATCAATTGGTTATGGCCTCTTTACACATCTAATTTTGAATTTGATCCAAATGGTTGGACAGAAGATGCAAGAAATTGGGCTGTTTTAACAGCTGCCGAAAATTATGTAATCATGTCCGAAGATTTAGAAGGCATTTCATCCATTGAAAACATTGTTCGTCCAACATCCAACTCCAAAAAGTCAGCATTGGCTTGGAATGCACTTTTGCCAGGTTTTACAAGTGGTTATATGTATTATGGAAAATCAATTGATATGGAAATAAAACCAACAATCGCCTCAAATAATGCCATTTCATATGCCAAAGAAGTAATTGATGCAAATCCAAATACCGATACTACAAAACCATCTGTTTTTATTCCGCAAAGATATCCTTACAATCCTGGTGAGATTGGTTTTGGCCCCACTTATGGTTATAAACAACACTTAAATTCTGCCGATTTTACAGTTTGGACATTTGCTTATGACGTAAGTGGCATACAGTCTGCAATACTAAAATTTAGGGTTGACAAAGACGGAAAAAATCCGTTAGATAATAATGATAATGAAACTTATGCAGGAGGAGAAAGTGTAGAAAGTTGGCAAAATATTTCAATGACAGAAAAAGTATTTCCAAAAGGAAATATAACTAATGATGCAGAGATTAATTTCTTTGTGCTTCCAGAATCTATTGCGAATTTATACTATGCAAAAATTAAAGGACTTTCAGAAGTTTTAGTTGATTATTATGTTGAAATTACTGATACAAAAGGCAATATTACCAAGTCTAAAATTCAACATGTTTGGGTAGGAAAAAATTTAGATTTAGCACCAAAATTAACTTTCACTCCTGAGAGTAATTATTCTCAAAATGCAATTGAAGTAACCATTTCAGCTGAAGACGCTTTAGATGAAAACCCTAAAATTTATTACACTATTGATGGTTCTACTCCAACTTTAAACTCAACTTTTGCCTCAAAAACAGTGAGTATTTCAATTTCTGAAACTACTACAATTAAAGCTTTTGCGATTGATAGTGAAGGAAATCAATCAGATATTTCCACAAAAACATATACTATAGGTTCAATTCCAAATATCACAGTTTATTTTAAACCTCCTACTAATTGGTCTGTTACACCAAAAATTTATTGGTGGAATGCAGCTCCAACTGGAAGTTTATCAAATCAAACTTGGCCCGGAATTAATATGGAAGTTCATGATAATGAATGGTTTAAACATACTTTTTCAGGAGTTACATCCATCAATGTAATTTTCAATAATAGTTCAGGTGGAAGTGGAAATCAAACAGAAGATATTACAAACGTAACCCAGGATATTTGGTATCAATGGGGATCAGGAATTTTATCAACAAATGAAACAACTGCAAAAAAAGTAACTGTTTATCCAAATCCAGCAAGTAGTTTTTTAAGAATTGATAGCGATTTTGAAGTTGATTCTTATAAAATTTATGATGTGCTAGGAAAAATAATTCAAGAAGGACTCATTCAAAATCAACAAATTGATATCACAAACTTGACAAAAGGAATTTACTTTTTACAGTTTCAAAAAAATAATGTAGCACTTAAAACCGTAAAATTCATTAAATAAGAAAAGTTGTTTACAACATCGTGAATAACTCCTAAATTTCTTTAAAGTTATGTCTTAAAAATCTATTGAAAAAAAGTAAATTTGCACTTTATTTTTAATCAAATTAGCAACCCATGATTCATTTCTTTGGTGACCAAAAAACAACTGTATTTGCTGTTCAATCAACACAAGAATTTTCTACTGAAACTATTTCTAAATTAACTTGGTTATTTGGCAACCAACCCAAAATAAATGCGGCGTCTATTGACGCCTTTTTTGTTGGCCCAAGAGCAGCTATGATTACTCCTTGGAGTACAAATGCCGTTGAAATTACTCAAAATATGGGCATTTCAGACATCATCAGAATTGAAGAATTTTCAGCATGTACTGCTGATTTTTCAGGATACGATCCTATGATTTCTGAAAAATTTAAGGATTTGCATCAAGCAATTTTTACAATTGATATTCAGCCTGCAGCAATTTTAGAAATTGATGATATTGCTGCTTACAATACGCAAGAAGGCCTTTCTTTGAGCGATGAAGAAGTTACGTATTTAGAGAATGTTGCTAAAAAAATAGGAAGAAAACTAACTGATTCTGAAGTTTTTGGATTTAGTCAAGTAAACTCAGAACATTGTCGTCATAAAATTTTTAATGGAACTTTTGTGATTGATGGAGAAGAGCAACCTACTTCCCTATTCAAAATGATTAAGGAAACTTCTAAGAAAAATCCCAATGAAATTGTCTCTGCTTACAAAGACAATGTTGCGTTTATAAAAGGTCCTAAAGTGGCACAATTTGCGCCAAAAACTGCGGATAAACCTGATTATTATCAAACATCATTATTTGATTCCGTTATTTCTTTAAAAGCAGAAACGCACAATTTTCCAACTACAGTTGAGCCTTTTAATGGTGCTGCAACTGGTTCTGGAGGAGAAATCAGAGACAGATTGGCTGGAGGAAAAGGCTCAATTCCATTAGCAGGAACAGCTGTGTACATGACTTCATATTCACGTTTAGAAGATAATCGTCCTTGGGAACAAAAGTTCGAAGCCAGAAAATGGTTGTATCAAACTCCGTTAGACATTTTGATAAAAGCCTCTAATGGTGCATCTGATTTTGGAAATAAATTTGGACAACCGTTAATTACAGGTTCCGTTTTTACTTTTGAGCACGAAGAAAATCAAGCTTCAAGTACTGCAAAAGCACGTAAATTAGGTTTTGATAAAGTAATTATGCAAGCTGGAGGAATTGGTTACGGAAAAGCAGCTCAAGCCTTGAAAGAATCACCAAAAGTAGGAGATAAAATTGTTATTTTAGGTGGTGAAAATTATCGAATTGGAATGGGTGGTGCTGCTGTTTCATCAGCTGATACTGGTGAATTTGCATCAGGAATTGAACTAAATGCCGTACAACGTTCCAATCCAGAAATGCAAAAAAGGGCTGCAAATGCCATTCGTGGAATGGTAGAAAGTGATGAAAATTTTATTGTTTCTATTCACGATCATGGTGCAGGAGGACATTTGAATTGCTTATCAGAATTGGTTGAAAATTCAGGAGGTTTGATTGATTTGGATAAATTACCTGTTGGTGATCCAACGTTATCTGCAAAAGAAATTATTGGCAACGAATCTCAAGAAAGAATGGGATTGGTAATTGCTGATAAACATTTAGAAACGCTTCATAAAATTGCAGAAAGAGAACGTTCACCCATATATGATGTTGGTGAAGTTACAGGAAATGAACGTTTTACTTTTCAATCAAAATCAACAGGAATTAAACCTATGGATTTTGCTTTGGAAGATATGTTTGGTTCATCTCCCAAAACTGTTATGACCGACAAAACTGTGGTTAGAAATTATAAAAACCCGAGATATAAAACTAAAAATTTATACATTTATTTAGAGCAAGTACTTCAATTAGAAGCTGTTGCGTGTAAAGATTGGTTGACAAATAAAGTGGACAGATGTGTTGGCGGAAAAGTTGCCAAACAACAATGTGTGGGTTCTTTACAAATTCCGTTGAATAATGTGGGTGTAATGGCTTTGGATTATAACGGAAAAGAAGGAATTGCAACTTCAATTGGACACGCTCCAATTTCGGCATTGATTCATCCTGAAGCCGGAAGTAGAAATGCGATTACAGAAGCATTGACAAATATTATTTGGGCGCCATTAAAAAATGGTTTGCAATCAGTTTCTTTGTCTGCAAACTGGATGTGGCCTTGCAAAAACGAGGGTGAAGATGCACGTTTGTACAAAGCTGTAAAAGCTGTTTCTGAATTTGCTATTGATCTAAAAATCAATGTTCCAACAGGAAAAGATTCGCTATCTATGAAGCAAAAATATCCGAATGAAGAAGTAATTTCTCCTGGAACTGTAATTATTTCAGCAGCTGCAAATTGCAGTGAAATCAGCAAAGTTGTAGAACCTGTTTTGCAAATTGATGGTGGAAAAATTTATTATATCAACATTTCTCAAGATAATTTTAAATTAGGAGGAAGTTCTTTCAATCAGATTTTAAACACCATTGGAAATGAAACTCCGGATGTGAAAAATGCTACTTTTTTAAGTAATGCATTCAATACAATTCAAGAGTTTATCAAAGAGGATAAAATACAAAGTGGTCATGATATTGCTTCTGGTGGATTGATTACCACGTTGCTAGAAATGTGTTTTGCAGAAGTAAATTTAGGGGCTGATTTTGATCTTTCTGAATTGAATGAAATGGATTCTATAAAGCTATTATTTTCAGAAAATGCGGGAATTGTTTTTCAAGCAGATGAAACTATTGAAGCAATTTTAATCGAAAAAAACATTGAATTCTTTACCATTGGAACTTGTAATAATTCTGGAAAAATCAACATCAAAAACCAGGAAGACACCTTCACTTTTGATGTGACTGAAATGAGAGATATTTGGTACAAAACATCGTATTTATTCGATCAAAAACAAACTGCCAATAATTTAGCTGAAGCAAGATATCAAAATTATAAAAATCAACCATTAACCTATAAATTTCCTACTCATTTTACAGGTAAGTTAGAAGACGTCATTGCGAACGAAGTGAAGCAATCTCGTCCAAAAGCAGCCATCATCAGAGAAAAAGGTTCAAACTCTGAAAGAGAAATGGCAAATGCCATGTATTTAGCGGGTTTTGATGTGAAAGATGTCCACATGACCGATTTAATTTCAGGTCGTGAAACCTTGGAGGACATTCAGTTTATTGGTGCTGTTGGCGGATTTTCAAATTCGGATGTTTTAGGCTCTGCAAAAGGTTGGGCTGGCGCATTCAAATACAATGAAAAAGCAAATACTGCTTTGCAAAAATTCTTTCAAAGAGAAGATACCTTATCAGTTGGAATTTGCAATGGATGTCAGCTTTTTATGGAATTAGAACTCATCAATCCTGAGCATGCTGTGCATGGAAAAATGGTTCATAATGATTCTAAAAAACACGAAAGTTCCTTTACATCAGTGAAAATTCAAGAAAATAATTCAGTGATGTTATCCACATTAGCAGGATCAGAATTAGGTGTTTGGATTTCTCATGGAGAAGGAAAATTCCAGTTGCCAGAAGCTGAAGAAAATTATCATATTGTTGCAAAATATGGCTATGAAGGCTATCCAAACAACCCTAATGGATCTGATTTTAATACAGCTATGCTATGTGATAAAACTGGGCGTCATTTGGTAACTATGCCACATATTGAGCGTTCTACGTTTCAATGGAATTGGGCAAATTATCCAAAAGGAAGAAAAGACGAAGTTTCTCCTTGGTTAGAAGCCTTTGTAAATGCACGAATTTGGGTAGAAAAGCATCGTGAATAATGAAGTTCACAAAAGAAGAAAAAAAGTTTTGGCAAACGCATTATCATTTTGACAAACCTTCTCAGCTTCATGAAAATTGGCAACAAATTTGGTCTGTTGATGGCAATGAAGATGACGACTTTTTTTACTTTTTTACCAAAAGAGTGACTACAATTCAGGATGTGTATTTGAAAGATACTTTAATCACAGACAAAGCTGTGGAATATATGCTGCAATTTAAAGAGTTGAAAAGTCTCTTTTTAAGAAGACATCAAACCATCACAAAAGCATGCATTCCTTTTATCAACCAAATGCCTAAGTTGGAAAGTTTAAATGTTACAAAAACAAAAATTACACTTTCTGATTTGTGTGATTCTTTGGATACTCAATCTCTCAAAGAAGTTTTTTTAGATTCAGAAGAGGATGAAAAAAGCCTTCTTGAAAAAGGTTTTCTGTTGAAAGAACGAATGCCAAATTGTGCGATTTACGTAAATTGTTCTTCTTCTGATGATACTTTTGGAAGTAAAGTAAAACCAATTTTTTGATTAACTAAAACAACTTTTAAAGGTTTTTTCGATTTACAAATAAATTACTACATTGTCAATCTCAAATCTTGAACAATGTCAACATCCATTTCTCGTGTTTTTGATTTTGCTTATCAACAATTGCAAAATCATCCTTCTGAAAAATGTTTTAATTATAAACAAGATTCCATTTGGGAATCAATTTCTACTGAAAAGTATCTTTCAGATGCTCAAAAAGTAAGTAGTTCATTATTACATTTAGGCATCAAACCAACTGATAAAATTGCTGTAATTGCATCAAATAATCATCCTAATTGGCATATTTTAGACATTGGTATTTTACAAATTGGCGCACAAAATGTCCCTCTATACGCTACACTTTCCGAAAAAGATTATGCCTATATTTTAAATCATTCTGATGCGTTGTTTTGTTTTGTGACCGATAAAAATTTATATGAAAAAGTTACTTCAATTAAAGACAAAACATCCCTAAAAAGAGTTTTTTATTTGCAAGATTTTCAATCAGATGATGATTGGTCAACTTTTTTAGAAATAGGAATATCTCACAATTATACTGATGAAATTAACACAATAAAAAATAGCATTCAACCAAAGGATTTAGCTACAATTATTTATACTTCAGGAACAACTGGAACTCCAAAAGGTGTTATGCTGACACATGAAAATATTGTTTTTACAGTTTTAAAAACTGCACAAAGAATCGATTTAAATCACGGTAAAAAAAAGATTATCAGCTACTTGCCTATTTGTCATATTTTTGAAAGAGCTGCTTGCTATTACAATCAAATGATGGGTTTTGAAGTGTATTTTGCAGAAAGCTTAGAAACCATTGGTGAAACTATCAAAGAAGTAAAACCTCACTATTTGGCTGTTGTTCCTAGATTATTAGAAAAGATTTTTGACAAAATTGTCGATAAAGGAAGTCAATTGTCTGGAATCAAAAAAAGGTTATTCTTTTGGGCGATTGAAGTTGCTGAAAAATTTGAACCCTATCAAAAAAATGGTGCTTTTTATCATTTTCAATTGAGCATTGCTAAAAAACTAATTTTCTCTAAATGGCAAGAAGCTTTGGGAGGAAATTTACAATTTATGATTTCGGGAAGTGCGCCTTTACAAGAACGATTAATTAGAGTTTTTACAGCTGCTGGAATGACTATTTTTGAGGGTTATGGTTTGACAGAATCTTCACCTGCAGGAACTTTAAACGAACTAAAAAATAATGGTTTTAAGATTGGTACTGTTGGAAAACCACTAGAAAATGTTGAAGTAAAAATTGCAGAAGATGGCGAAATTTTAATCAAAGGAAAAAATGTCATGCTAGGCTATTACAAAAACCAAGATTTGACGAATGAAACCATCAGAAATGGATATTTGCATACAGGTGATATTGGTATTATTGATGCTGATGGATTTTTAAAAATTACCGATCGAAAAAAAGAAATTTTCAAAACTTCTGGAGGGAAATACATTGCTCCTGCAGCACTTGAAAGTGAGTTTAAACAATCACGTTTTATCGAACAAATTATGGTTATTGGTGAATCAGAAAAAATGCCTGCAGCTTTAATTCAACCAAATTTTGAGTTTGTAAAAGAATGGGCAAAACGCCATAATCACTCAATTATTGATGTGACTGCTGATCAAAATGTTCTTAAAAGAATTCAAAAAGAAATTGATTATTACAATCAAAAATTTGGAAAATGGGAACAAATCAAAAAGTTTGAAATTACGCCTGACGAATGGTCAATTGAGGCGGGTCATTTAACCCCTACTATGAAAATGAAACGAAAAGTAATTCAAGAAAAATATAAAAACTTAGTCCAAAAAATATATAATTCATAAAAATATTCACTTTAATTTTCTATTTGTAAAATCAAAGGAATTTCACTAATTTGGCGTTCTTCAAAATAAAACTTTATGCAATCAGGAATTAGTAGATTATTTGATTTCCCCTATTATCAACTTGAAAAATATCAATTACAAAAAGCATTTTCAACCAAATACAATGGAAAATGGGAATCAATTTCTTCTCAAGAATATGTTGATTTATCAAATAATATGAGTAGAGGTTTGTTGCAATTGGGTGTTAAACCAGGTGACAAAATAGCCATTATATCAACTAATAACAGAACAGAATGGAATATCTGTGATATTGCAGCTTTGCAATTAGGCGCTCAAACTGTACCAATTTACCCAACAATTAGTAAAGAAGATTATGAATACATAATCAATCATTCTGAATCTATTTATTGTTTTGTTTCTGATATTTCTGTTTTAGAAAAATTAAATCAAATTAAGCAAAATACACATCTAAAAGGTGTTTTTACTTTTGATGAGATTCAAGGAGAGAAAAGTTGGAAAGAAGTTTTGAATTTGGGAATAGATGAAAGCAATCAAGCTGAAGTTGAAAACATAAAAAATGTAGTAAAACCAAGCGATTTAGCAACAATTATTTATACTTCTGGAACTACAGGAAAACCAAAAGGCGTACTTTTAACACATGATAATATTGTAAAAAATGTAATGTATTCCAAAGACAGAGTTCCTTTAGAATATGGAAATTCAAGAGCATTGAGTTTTTTACCTGTGTGTCATATTTTCGAACGTATGATTTTGTATTTATATCAGTATTGTGGGGTTGATATTTATTTTGCTGAATCTATTGAAAAATTATCAGAAAATGCACAAGAGATAAAACCAAACGTTATGACTGCTGTGCCAAGATTGTATGAAAAAATCTATGATAAAATCGTCTTAAAAGGAAAAGACTTAACAGGAATTAAAAAGAAATTATTTTTCTGGGCTTTGGATTTAGGGTTAAAATACGAACCTTATGGAGCCAATGGTTGGTGGTATGAAAAACAACTAGGCATTGCAAGAAAACTTATTTTTTCTAAATGGCAAGCAGCTTTAGGAGGAGAATTAAAGTTGATGGTTTCTGGAAGTGCTGCTTTACAACCAAGATTAACTAGAGTTTTTGCGGCTGCAGGAATGCCAATTATGGAAGGTTATGGTTTAACAGAAACATCACCTGTTATTTCTGTAAATGATCAAAATAATGATGGTTTTAGAATTGGAACTGTTGGGAAAATTATTGATGGAATTGAAGTAAAAATTGCAGACAATGGCGAAATTTTAGTGAAAGGTCACAATGTAATGCAAGGGTATTACAAAGATCCCGAAAAAACTGCTGAAGTAATGAAAGACGGCTATTTTCATACGGGTGATAAAGGCGAATTCGACAAAGATGGTTTCCTAAAAATCACAGGAAGAACGAAAGAAATGTTTAAAACTTCTGGAGGTAAATATGTAGTGCCACCATTATTAGAAGGCGAGTTAAAACAATCTTTATTTATTGAACAAGTGATGGTTGTTGGCGAAGGTCAAAAAATGCCAGCTGCCATAATTCAACCTAATTTTGAATACCTAAAAGAATGGGCAAAATTGCATGAAATTACTTTTTCTACCAACAAAGATCTAATTGAAAATCCAAAAGTTTTGGAGCAAATTCAAAAAGCAATTGACAAATGCAATGAAAACTTTGGTCAATGGGAACAAATTAAACGTTTTGAATTGACTGCTAATGAATGGTCTATTGATGGTGGTGAATTAACTCCAACCATGAAAATGAGACGCGATGTAATTAAAGAAATTTACAAAGATTTATACAACAAAATATACAATAACTAAAATTGTAAAATTCAACAAACAAAGAGCGGCTACTAGTTTTATACAATTTAGTAGCTGCTTTTTATTTTAAGAAACTTATTTAGTGTAAAATCTTAAATATTAGTTCTTTTAAAATATCTCCCTCATTTTGATTGGCTCCAACTCCTTTACTTTTCATATCTGCATCTCTCAAAAATGACAAGACACTTGTTACTTTTTGAATGGGATAATTTCTTGCCGCCAAAAAATATTCATCTGCAAAATAAGGATTGATTCCCAAAGCTGAAGCTACTGATTTTTTTGATTTATCTTGCAAACCATGAAAAAAAAGTAATTGTGTAAAAAAACTGTTCAGCAATGAAATGGTTACAATCAGGGGATTCCCTTTGGGATTTTCAGCAAAATAATTGATAATTCTATTCGATTTTAAAACGCTCT encodes:
- a CDS encoding starch-binding protein, with the translated sequence MKNLFRFLVFFFTFSLFSQVHTTYLWHMQQPIYWPEKSVSNPFEYQKVWESNFLKNNGGNLYASGLHHPLNNLEEIFGKADRVNAYQWETKNAINSIRQHINAGAQVNYGACLIENMNSLAEKNAWGYVPNWQNHIKEAQNWKTSGGFSRMEITGFSWHHVLSPLVSDRVLKKEIQGHKYIIQQNFDGSYSKGFWPAECSFSERIIQVLVEEGFEWSVIANSHLARTLNDYPNTNFGTSGVNTNPPNKADKVSTNGINWWNGQIDGRGGTFAAPYSYQAHKAKYVNPETGNEYKITVVPMADLLSYKDGFSEQSTQDIDTHIAPFSNANHPSIILLAHDGDNAWGGGASYYKEAVKNFTNAAANKGYTPNTIQQFLNDNPVPETSLVKVEDGSWVNADNDWGSPQFINWLWPLYTSNFEFDPNGWTEDARNWAVLTAAENYVIMSEDLEGISSIENIVRPTSNSKKSALAWNALLPGFTSGYMYYGKSIDMEIKPTIASNNAISYAKEVIDANPNTDTTKPSVFIPQRYPYNPGEIGFGPTYGYKQHLNSADFTVWTFAYDVSGIQSAILKFRVDKDGKNPLDNNDNETYAGGESVESWQNISMTEKVFPKGNITNDAEINFFVLPESIANLYYAKIKGLSEVLVDYYVEITDTKGNITKSKIQHVWVGKNLDLAPKLTFTPESNYSQNAIEVTISAEDALDENPKIYYTIDGSTPTLNSTFASKTVSISISETTTIKAFAIDSEGNQSDISTKTYTIGSIPNITVYFKPPTNWSVTPKIYWWNAAPTGSLSNQTWPGINMEVHDNEWFKHTFSGVTSINVIFNNSSGGSGNQTEDITNVTQDIWYQWGSGILSTNETTAKKVTVYPNPASSFLRIDSDFEVDSYKIYDVLGKIIQEGLIQNQQIDITNLTKGIYFLQFQKNNVALKTVKFIK
- a CDS encoding AMP-dependent synthetase/ligase; the protein is MSTSISRVFDFAYQQLQNHPSEKCFNYKQDSIWESISTEKYLSDAQKVSSSLLHLGIKPTDKIAVIASNNHPNWHILDIGILQIGAQNVPLYATLSEKDYAYILNHSDALFCFVTDKNLYEKVTSIKDKTSLKRVFYLQDFQSDDDWSTFLEIGISHNYTDEINTIKNSIQPKDLATIIYTSGTTGTPKGVMLTHENIVFTVLKTAQRIDLNHGKKKIISYLPICHIFERAACYYNQMMGFEVYFAESLETIGETIKEVKPHYLAVVPRLLEKIFDKIVDKGSQLSGIKKRLFFWAIEVAEKFEPYQKNGAFYHFQLSIAKKLIFSKWQEALGGNLQFMISGSAPLQERLIRVFTAAGMTIFEGYGLTESSPAGTLNELKNNGFKIGTVGKPLENVEVKIAEDGEILIKGKNVMLGYYKNQDLTNETIRNGYLHTGDIGIIDADGFLKITDRKKEIFKTSGGKYIAPAALESEFKQSRFIEQIMVIGESEKMPAALIQPNFEFVKEWAKRHNHSIIDVTADQNVLKRIQKEIDYYNQKFGKWEQIKKFEITPDEWSIEAGHLTPTMKMKRKVIQEKYKNLVQKIYNS
- the purL gene encoding phosphoribosylformylglycinamidine synthase, with the translated sequence MIHFFGDQKTTVFAVQSTQEFSTETISKLTWLFGNQPKINAASIDAFFVGPRAAMITPWSTNAVEITQNMGISDIIRIEEFSACTADFSGYDPMISEKFKDLHQAIFTIDIQPAAILEIDDIAAYNTQEGLSLSDEEVTYLENVAKKIGRKLTDSEVFGFSQVNSEHCRHKIFNGTFVIDGEEQPTSLFKMIKETSKKNPNEIVSAYKDNVAFIKGPKVAQFAPKTADKPDYYQTSLFDSVISLKAETHNFPTTVEPFNGAATGSGGEIRDRLAGGKGSIPLAGTAVYMTSYSRLEDNRPWEQKFEARKWLYQTPLDILIKASNGASDFGNKFGQPLITGSVFTFEHEENQASSTAKARKLGFDKVIMQAGGIGYGKAAQALKESPKVGDKIVILGGENYRIGMGGAAVSSADTGEFASGIELNAVQRSNPEMQKRAANAIRGMVESDENFIVSIHDHGAGGHLNCLSELVENSGGLIDLDKLPVGDPTLSAKEIIGNESQERMGLVIADKHLETLHKIAERERSPIYDVGEVTGNERFTFQSKSTGIKPMDFALEDMFGSSPKTVMTDKTVVRNYKNPRYKTKNLYIYLEQVLQLEAVACKDWLTNKVDRCVGGKVAKQQCVGSLQIPLNNVGVMALDYNGKEGIATSIGHAPISALIHPEAGSRNAITEALTNIIWAPLKNGLQSVSLSANWMWPCKNEGEDARLYKAVKAVSEFAIDLKINVPTGKDSLSMKQKYPNEEVISPGTVIISAAANCSEISKVVEPVLQIDGGKIYYINISQDNFKLGGSSFNQILNTIGNETPDVKNATFLSNAFNTIQEFIKEDKIQSGHDIASGGLITTLLEMCFAEVNLGADFDLSELNEMDSIKLLFSENAGIVFQADETIEAILIEKNIEFFTIGTCNNSGKINIKNQEDTFTFDVTEMRDIWYKTSYLFDQKQTANNLAEARYQNYKNQPLTYKFPTHFTGKLEDVIANEVKQSRPKAAIIREKGSNSEREMANAMYLAGFDVKDVHMTDLISGRETLEDIQFIGAVGGFSNSDVLGSAKGWAGAFKYNEKANTALQKFFQREDTLSVGICNGCQLFMELELINPEHAVHGKMVHNDSKKHESSFTSVKIQENNSVMLSTLAGSELGVWISHGEGKFQLPEAEENYHIVAKYGYEGYPNNPNGSDFNTAMLCDKTGRHLVTMPHIERSTFQWNWANYPKGRKDEVSPWLEAFVNARIWVEKHRE
- a CDS encoding AMP-dependent synthetase/ligase, which gives rise to MQSGISRLFDFPYYQLEKYQLQKAFSTKYNGKWESISSQEYVDLSNNMSRGLLQLGVKPGDKIAIISTNNRTEWNICDIAALQLGAQTVPIYPTISKEDYEYIINHSESIYCFVSDISVLEKLNQIKQNTHLKGVFTFDEIQGEKSWKEVLNLGIDESNQAEVENIKNVVKPSDLATIIYTSGTTGKPKGVLLTHDNIVKNVMYSKDRVPLEYGNSRALSFLPVCHIFERMILYLYQYCGVDIYFAESIEKLSENAQEIKPNVMTAVPRLYEKIYDKIVLKGKDLTGIKKKLFFWALDLGLKYEPYGANGWWYEKQLGIARKLIFSKWQAALGGELKLMVSGSAALQPRLTRVFAAAGMPIMEGYGLTETSPVISVNDQNNDGFRIGTVGKIIDGIEVKIADNGEILVKGHNVMQGYYKDPEKTAEVMKDGYFHTGDKGEFDKDGFLKITGRTKEMFKTSGGKYVVPPLLEGELKQSLFIEQVMVVGEGQKMPAAIIQPNFEYLKEWAKLHEITFSTNKDLIENPKVLEQIQKAIDKCNENFGQWEQIKRFELTANEWSIDGGELTPTMKMRRDVIKEIYKDLYNKIYNN